From one Luteipulveratus mongoliensis genomic stretch:
- the frr gene encoding ribosome recycling factor — MDGSIDDSLFAAEEKMEKAVEVAKEDFASIRTGRANAAMFNKLTVNYYGAPTPLQQLASFQTPEARTILVQPFDKGAMTEIEKTLRESDLGVNPSNDGNVIRIILPQLTEDRRRDYIKLARSKGEDAKVSIRSIRRKAKEEIDRFVKDGDVGEDDGARGEKELEATTRKYVEQIDDLLKGKEADLLEV; from the coding sequence CGGCAGCATCGACGACAGCCTCTTCGCGGCCGAAGAGAAGATGGAAAAGGCCGTCGAGGTCGCCAAGGAAGACTTCGCGAGCATTCGTACCGGTCGAGCCAACGCGGCCATGTTCAACAAGCTCACGGTCAACTACTACGGCGCCCCGACCCCGCTGCAGCAGCTGGCGTCCTTCCAGACGCCGGAAGCCCGCACGATTCTGGTCCAGCCGTTCGACAAGGGCGCGATGACTGAGATCGAGAAGACGCTGCGTGAGTCCGACCTCGGCGTCAACCCGAGCAATGACGGCAACGTCATCCGCATCATCCTTCCCCAGCTCACCGAGGACCGCCGCCGGGACTACATCAAGCTGGCCCGGTCCAAGGGCGAGGACGCCAAGGTGTCCATCCGCAGCATCCGGCGCAAGGCCAAGGAAGAGATCGACCGTTTCGTGAAGGACGGCGATGTCGGCGAGGACGACGGTGCGCGTGGTGAGAAGGAGCTCGAGGCGACCACCCGGAAGTACGTCGAGCAGATCGATGACCTCCTCAAGGGCAAGGAAGCCGACCTGCTCGAGGTCTGA
- a CDS encoding phosphatidate cytidylyltransferase, with protein MSAATPGPASRREARGGVTGSTPGTTSNPTPKAGRDLPMAIGVGLFLGALVLASLLVRKELFVVLATAASMVAVFELLNALSKAKVHPPTIPTLAASVAIPVVAYVWGPRVLAPAIVVGVLAILAWGAAEANSPDAVKDVAGGVLITLYVPSLVAFAMMLLEPDDGVARIVTFVIVTISSDIGGYAVGVIAGKHPMAPTVSPKKSWEGFAGSAVSCIVAGAVCVMFALDGDWWAGALLGALVVVAATVGDLCESMIKRDLGIKDMSNLIPGHGGLMDRLDSLLLAAPVTWAVLTQFVS; from the coding sequence ATGTCCGCCGCGACTCCCGGCCCGGCATCCCGTCGCGAAGCGCGCGGCGGGGTGACTGGTTCCACTCCCGGCACCACGTCCAACCCGACGCCCAAGGCAGGCCGCGACCTGCCGATGGCCATCGGTGTCGGCCTCTTTCTCGGTGCTCTCGTCCTGGCTTCCCTGCTCGTGCGCAAGGAGCTGTTCGTCGTGCTCGCGACGGCGGCCTCCATGGTTGCGGTGTTCGAGCTGCTGAACGCGCTGTCGAAGGCCAAGGTCCACCCGCCGACGATCCCGACGCTGGCCGCGTCGGTCGCGATCCCGGTCGTCGCGTACGTCTGGGGCCCCCGAGTCCTCGCCCCGGCCATCGTGGTCGGAGTGCTGGCCATCCTCGCGTGGGGCGCCGCAGAGGCCAATAGTCCCGATGCCGTCAAGGACGTGGCCGGCGGTGTGCTGATCACGCTCTACGTCCCGTCGTTGGTCGCGTTCGCGATGATGCTGCTGGAGCCCGACGACGGCGTCGCGCGGATCGTCACCTTCGTCATCGTGACCATCTCCAGCGACATCGGCGGCTACGCGGTGGGTGTGATCGCGGGCAAGCACCCGATGGCGCCCACGGTGAGTCCCAAGAAGTCCTGGGAGGGCTTCGCCGGCTCCGCGGTCTCGTGCATCGTCGCCGGTGCCGTCTGCGTCATGTTTGCGCTCGACGGCGACTGGTGGGCCGGTGCACTGCTCGGTGCGCTCGTCGTGGTCGCGGCCACGGTCGGCGACCTGTGCGAGTCGATGATCAAGCGCGACCTCGGCATCAAGGACATGAGCAATCTCATTCCCGGTCACGGCGGCCTGATGGACCGACTCGACTCCCTCCTGCTCGCCGCTCCGGTGACGTGGGCCGTCCTGACCCAGTTCGTGAGCTGA
- the rlmN gene encoding 23S rRNA (adenine(2503)-C(2))-methyltransferase RlmN, translated as MTTDLPDPSRRPTPGQLTFSAPRRGKPPKHLADLDPGERKAAVEALGHKGFRAKQLSTHYFERLVADPEEMTDLPKAAREELVSGLLPQLLTPVRELRADKGATIKQVWRLFDGALVESVLMRYPGRVTMCISSQAGCGMNCPFCATGQEGLTRNLSTAEIVEQVVAGARALRHGDLAGDAGDDEVDSPLRVSNVVFMGMGEALANYRQAINAIRRLTDPAPDGLGMSARGITMSTVGLVPAMDKLTAEGIPVTLALSLHAPDDELRNELVPINTRWTVDEALDAAYRYYKATGRRVSIEYALIKDINDHGWRADLLGQKLNQRGKGWVHVNPIPLNPTPGSKWTASRRGVEQNFVERLRSHGVPTTVRDTRGSEIDGACGQLAASTA; from the coding sequence ATGACCACTGACTTGCCCGATCCGAGCCGGCGTCCGACGCCCGGCCAGCTGACGTTCTCCGCTCCGCGGCGCGGCAAGCCGCCGAAGCACCTCGCGGACCTCGATCCCGGCGAGCGCAAGGCGGCCGTGGAAGCCTTGGGGCACAAGGGTTTTCGAGCCAAGCAGCTGTCCACGCACTACTTCGAGCGGCTGGTCGCCGACCCGGAGGAGATGACCGATCTCCCAAAGGCCGCCCGCGAGGAGCTGGTCTCCGGGCTGCTGCCACAGCTGCTGACTCCCGTGCGTGAGCTGCGCGCCGACAAGGGCGCGACCATCAAGCAGGTCTGGCGGCTGTTCGACGGTGCGCTGGTCGAGTCGGTGCTGATGCGCTACCCGGGTCGGGTCACGATGTGCATCTCCAGTCAGGCCGGCTGCGGCATGAACTGTCCGTTCTGCGCGACGGGCCAGGAGGGCCTGACGCGCAACCTGTCCACGGCCGAGATCGTGGAGCAGGTCGTGGCCGGAGCGCGTGCACTGCGCCACGGTGACCTGGCCGGCGATGCCGGGGACGACGAGGTCGACTCGCCGCTGCGGGTCTCCAACGTGGTGTTCATGGGCATGGGGGAGGCGTTGGCCAACTATCGCCAGGCGATCAACGCCATCCGCAGGCTGACCGATCCCGCACCCGACGGCCTGGGCATGTCGGCTCGCGGCATCACCATGTCGACGGTCGGGCTCGTGCCGGCCATGGACAAGCTGACCGCCGAAGGCATCCCGGTGACGCTCGCGCTGTCGCTGCACGCACCGGACGACGAGCTGCGCAACGAGCTCGTCCCGATCAACACCCGCTGGACGGTCGATGAGGCCCTGGACGCGGCGTACCGCTACTACAAGGCGACCGGCCGTCGGGTCTCCATCGAGTACGCCCTCATCAAGGACATCAACGACCACGGCTGGCGGGCCGACCTGCTGGGCCAAAAGCTCAACCAGCGCGGCAAGGGATGGGTGCACGTCAACCCGATCCCGCTCAACCCGACACCCGGGTCGAAGTGGACGGCCTCGCGACGCGGCGTCGAGCAGAACTTCGTCGAGCGGCTGCGCTCACACGGCGTCCCGACGACCGTGCGCGACACCCGCGGCTCGGAGATCGACGGCGCCTGCGGGCAGCTCGCGGCGTCCACCGCCTGA
- a CDS encoding LysE family translocator: MPSSSQWLAFVVATILFIQVPGPSLLFTIGRALTVGRRDALLSVLGNALGLQVQIIAVAVGLGAVVAASATVYSVLKLAGAAYVVWLGIQAIRHRSDARAAMEQQDDGAATHRSGSRSVWTGVVVGATNPKTVVFFVAFLPQFINSSAGHSGLQIMLMGLVFCGVAIMSDTIWALGASKARDWFARKPKRLDTLGATGGLMMIGLGTTMAAAERS; the protein is encoded by the coding sequence ATGCCCAGCTCCAGCCAGTGGCTCGCCTTCGTCGTGGCCACGATCCTGTTCATCCAGGTCCCGGGACCGAGCCTGCTCTTCACGATCGGTCGCGCCCTCACCGTCGGTCGGCGTGACGCGCTGCTGTCCGTGCTCGGCAACGCGCTCGGCCTCCAGGTCCAGATCATCGCGGTGGCGGTCGGCCTCGGCGCGGTGGTCGCGGCGAGCGCCACGGTCTACTCCGTCCTCAAGCTCGCGGGCGCGGCGTACGTCGTGTGGCTGGGCATCCAGGCCATCCGGCACCGCAGTGACGCACGGGCGGCGATGGAGCAGCAGGACGATGGGGCCGCCACGCACCGATCGGGGTCGCGGTCGGTCTGGACGGGTGTCGTCGTGGGCGCGACCAACCCCAAGACCGTCGTCTTCTTCGTCGCCTTCCTGCCGCAGTTCATCAACTCCTCCGCGGGTCACAGCGGTCTGCAGATCATGCTCATGGGCCTGGTGTTCTGTGGGGTCGCGATCATGTCCGACACCATCTGGGCGCTGGGTGCGAGCAAGGCTCGGGACTGGTTCGCGCGCAAGCCGAAGCGGCTGGACACGCTCGGTGCGACCGGCGGCCTCATGATGATCGGCCTCGGTACGACGATGGCGGCTGCCGAGCGCAGCTAG
- a CDS encoding SH3 domain-containing protein gives MKRTIAAACVLGAGLTFAATSTASAAPSSATLASCTINSTSTVTASALRVRNAPNGSTVVGLLYRGTTVHICSSGKSAGGHYWMYGYGNNGGTRVTGWMAADYLALP, from the coding sequence ATGAAGCGCACTATCGCTGCGGCTTGCGTGCTCGGCGCCGGCCTCACGTTTGCGGCCACGAGTACCGCGTCGGCCGCACCATCGAGCGCGACCCTGGCCTCGTGCACGATCAACTCCACCAGCACCGTGACGGCGTCCGCGTTGCGCGTCCGCAACGCTCCCAACGGATCCACCGTCGTTGGTCTGCTCTACCGCGGCACCACGGTGCACATCTGCTCGTCGGGCAAGAGCGCGGGCGGCCACTACTGGATGTACGGCTACGGCAACAACGGCGGCACCAGGGTCACCGGTTGGATGGCGGCGGACTACCTCGCCCTTCCCTGA
- a CDS encoding LOG family protein, which produces MPSTEIETLDALNEVLESGRSLQGLRLQGLDLTGPEGALLLAGHAHGLVVLGGKLTPELEHELRLQGATIFPTDPSAPIDPYRARLYDPTELYAGLLTEGYAATPDARAYAWSRDAHLTRDAFVTLLRAIHDHSMRDSLDELIEGRQVVGVMGGHAVERGSTAYAQAAQLGHALADRGLLVATGGGPGAMEATNLGAMCLTEAALADSLNRLAAVPSFRPSIEAWARLAWDVRRDHAADGPARSVGVPTWFYGHEPPNLFATAVAKFFSNALREDILLARCDAGVLVLPGAAGTVQEIFQVVTRLYYAQDEATAPPLVLVGREHWTQQVPVWDLLVALAKGRPMADSIHLVDGPRAALELVGTR; this is translated from the coding sequence ATGCCGAGCACCGAGATAGAGACTCTTGATGCCCTGAACGAGGTACTGGAGTCAGGGCGCTCATTGCAGGGCCTGCGCCTGCAGGGACTGGACCTCACCGGACCCGAAGGCGCCCTCCTCCTCGCGGGCCACGCACACGGACTGGTCGTGCTCGGCGGCAAGCTCACTCCCGAGCTGGAGCACGAGCTGCGTCTCCAGGGCGCCACCATCTTTCCGACCGACCCGTCGGCGCCGATCGACCCCTATCGCGCGCGGCTCTACGACCCGACCGAGCTGTACGCCGGTCTCCTCACCGAGGGGTACGCCGCCACTCCCGACGCGCGCGCGTACGCCTGGTCGCGCGATGCCCACCTCACGCGGGACGCCTTCGTCACACTGCTGCGCGCGATCCATGACCACTCGATGAGGGACTCGCTCGACGAGCTCATCGAGGGACGTCAGGTCGTCGGCGTGATGGGCGGTCACGCCGTCGAGCGCGGCAGCACGGCATACGCCCAGGCGGCCCAGCTAGGCCACGCCCTGGCCGACCGCGGTCTGCTCGTCGCCACCGGTGGCGGTCCGGGCGCGATGGAGGCCACCAACCTCGGCGCGATGTGCCTGACCGAGGCCGCGCTGGCGGACTCACTCAACCGGCTGGCGGCCGTCCCGTCGTTCCGGCCCTCGATCGAGGCGTGGGCGCGGTTGGCCTGGGACGTGCGCCGCGACCACGCGGCAGATGGTCCGGCACGCAGCGTCGGCGTACCGACCTGGTTCTACGGGCACGAGCCGCCCAACCTCTTCGCGACCGCGGTGGCCAAGTTCTTCTCCAACGCGCTGCGCGAGGACATCCTGCTGGCCCGTTGTGATGCCGGTGTGCTGGTCCTGCCTGGTGCGGCTGGCACGGTGCAGGAGATCTTCCAGGTCGTCACGCGGCTGTACTACGCGCAGGACGAGGCCACGGCACCACCGCTCGTGCTGGTCGGGCGCGAGCACTGGACGCAGCAGGTGCCGGTCTGGGACCTGCTCGTCGCGCTGGCCAAGGGTCGGCCGATGGCCGACTCGATCCACCTGGTCGACGGGCCCCGAGCAGCCCTTGAGCTGGTCGGGACCCGCTGA
- a CDS encoding AAA family ATPase, producing MLTTVAVSGYRSLRDVVVPLHGLDVVTGPNGSGKSSLYRALRLLAGCSRGEVIGSLAREGGLTSALWAGPASLDGARKRGHEVQGTKRKGPISLQLGFASDDFGYLIDLGLPVQAPGYESAFLRDPEIKREVVWSGPVMRPGSVLVRRRWSVVETRDGRGWRELSRGVAPWDSMITELADPQQAPELLAVRRMMRGWRFYDGFRSDADAPARQLQVGTRTPVLADDGHDLAAALQTIRENGQSGLDEAVADAFEGARLDVAVIDGRFEVQLHQPGMLRPLSVAELSDGTLRYLLWVAALLTISPPPLMVLNEPETSLHPALLGPLARLIKEAATYTQVLVVSHSQALIEALGIIDDDGAPTGLGTSARALRLSKDLGETAVEGQGMLTTPDWTWGSRR from the coding sequence ATGCTGACGACCGTTGCCGTCTCCGGATACCGGTCTCTGCGTGACGTGGTCGTGCCGCTGCACGGCTTGGACGTGGTGACCGGTCCCAACGGCAGCGGCAAGTCCAGCCTTTACCGCGCGCTGCGCCTGCTGGCCGGGTGCAGCCGCGGTGAGGTCATCGGGTCGCTGGCCCGCGAGGGAGGTCTGACCTCGGCCCTGTGGGCAGGACCGGCCTCGCTCGACGGCGCTCGCAAGCGCGGCCACGAGGTCCAGGGCACAAAGCGCAAGGGGCCGATCAGTCTCCAGCTCGGGTTCGCCTCGGACGACTTCGGCTACCTGATCGATCTGGGCCTTCCCGTTCAGGCGCCGGGCTACGAGTCGGCGTTTCTGCGAGACCCGGAGATCAAGCGGGAGGTCGTGTGGAGCGGCCCCGTGATGCGACCAGGCTCAGTGCTCGTACGCCGGCGCTGGTCGGTGGTCGAGACCCGCGACGGGCGCGGCTGGCGTGAGCTGTCGCGAGGCGTTGCGCCGTGGGACAGCATGATCACCGAGCTGGCCGACCCGCAGCAGGCGCCCGAGCTGCTCGCCGTCCGCCGGATGATGCGCGGCTGGCGCTTCTACGACGGCTTCCGCAGCGACGCTGATGCCCCGGCCCGCCAGCTGCAGGTCGGCACCCGCACTCCCGTGCTGGCCGACGACGGCCACGACCTGGCGGCCGCGCTGCAGACGATCCGCGAGAACGGCCAGTCTGGGCTCGATGAGGCCGTCGCTGACGCGTTCGAGGGCGCGCGGTTGGACGTCGCCGTCATCGACGGCCGATTCGAGGTGCAGCTGCACCAGCCCGGGATGCTCCGACCGCTGTCCGTGGCCGAGCTCTCCGACGGCACCCTGCGCTACCTCCTGTGGGTCGCCGCACTGCTGACCATCTCGCCGCCACCGCTCATGGTGCTCAACGAGCCCGAGACGTCGTTGCACCCGGCGCTGCTCGGCCCCCTGGCGCGGCTGATCAAGGAGGCGGCGACCTACACGCAAGTGCTCGTCGTCTCCCACTCCCAGGCACTCATCGAGGCACTCGGGATCATCGACGACGACGGTGCGCCGACCGGACTCGGCACATCGGCTCGAGCGTTGCGACTGTCGAAGGACCTGGGCGAGACAGCCGTCGAGGGCCAGGGCATGCTGACCACACCGGACTGGACATGGGGGAGCCGTCGATGA
- a CDS encoding phosphotransferase — protein sequence MTEVPLPGGDVTEGVVRVDDTVRRPLGPHSPLVHAVLNHLENVRFSGAPRFFGIDGKGRETLTFVDGEVAVRPWPGWVADEARIISVAKLVRAFDDAMEPFGVPDDLIGHTQRPEPDGCPPRIPLPQNLIGHQDVTPENVVFRSGQAHALIDFDMLRPAAREEEVVNVLLWWAPLMPPDDRESALSEVDAMRRVRLIVDAYGLAERDRLPELIIRMNERAWFLMRWRAQTQGGGWQRMWDEGVGDVIERRTTWLRERTDELGEALG from the coding sequence ATGACCGAGGTACCACTGCCCGGAGGGGACGTCACCGAGGGTGTCGTGCGGGTCGACGACACCGTACGCCGGCCGCTCGGTCCTCATTCGCCGCTCGTCCACGCGGTGCTGAATCACCTTGAGAACGTGCGCTTCTCGGGCGCTCCGCGATTCTTCGGGATCGATGGCAAGGGCCGGGAGACCCTCACGTTCGTTGACGGCGAGGTCGCGGTTCGCCCGTGGCCCGGCTGGGTCGCCGACGAGGCGCGGATCATCTCGGTGGCAAAGCTGGTCAGGGCGTTCGACGACGCGATGGAGCCGTTCGGCGTGCCCGATGACCTCATCGGACACACTCAGCGTCCTGAGCCGGACGGATGTCCGCCTCGAATTCCGTTGCCGCAGAACCTGATCGGACACCAGGACGTAACACCCGAAAACGTCGTGTTCCGATCCGGGCAGGCACACGCGCTCATCGACTTCGACATGCTCCGGCCCGCAGCGCGGGAGGAGGAGGTCGTCAATGTCCTGCTCTGGTGGGCACCCCTGATGCCGCCTGATGACCGGGAGTCGGCGCTGAGTGAGGTCGACGCCATGCGACGGGTTCGGCTCATCGTCGACGCCTACGGGCTTGCCGAGCGAGATCGCCTGCCAGAGCTGATTATTCGGATGAACGAACGCGCCTGGTTCCTCATGCGCTGGCGTGCGCAGACGCAGGGCGGCGGCTGGCAGCGCATGTGGGACGAAGGCGTGGGAGACGTGATCGAGCGTCGTACGACCTGGTTGCGTGAGCGGACCGACGAGCTCGGCGAGGCTCTCGGCTGA
- a CDS encoding DUF5829 family protein — protein MTRLFAPRRTAGLVTMLLAVVSTVALAPGSAAESPPARPQVAYLNHTYSVFDQATADAIEHSTYLPKFGVFQVRTTSSGETSWTGRYLMGRETYLEMFGPNDLAPPDNVIGMTGLAVATERRGKINTVQERLTASGNAPTRAVQTKVFGDDVVPWFDYVFTTADYDGYFTWAMEYLPSYLDDPRAKAEPGTDPDDVRGARVLSDDYKKRLMRDVTGVEIGVTARDLTPARTMLQAAGYVVVDSPQGFVARGRGTTLRYVTTDRAHAGWRRIDFALNRPVAYRHVETIGHSQLVVGPGTKATWTFDH, from the coding sequence ATGACTCGGTTGTTTGCTCCTCGTCGGACCGCAGGACTGGTCACGATGCTGCTCGCGGTCGTGAGCACCGTTGCGCTTGCACCAGGTTCGGCCGCGGAGTCGCCGCCGGCCCGACCGCAGGTCGCTTACCTCAACCACACCTACTCGGTGTTCGACCAGGCGACGGCCGACGCCATCGAGCACTCGACCTACCTGCCGAAGTTCGGCGTGTTCCAGGTCCGCACCACCTCCTCGGGTGAGACGAGCTGGACCGGGCGATACCTGATGGGCCGGGAGACCTACCTGGAGATGTTCGGCCCCAACGACCTCGCGCCGCCCGACAACGTGATCGGCATGACCGGCCTGGCCGTCGCCACCGAACGGCGCGGCAAGATCAACACGGTCCAGGAGCGGCTCACCGCTTCCGGCAACGCACCGACACGGGCCGTGCAGACCAAGGTGTTCGGCGACGACGTGGTGCCGTGGTTCGACTACGTGTTCACCACCGCGGACTACGACGGCTACTTCACGTGGGCCATGGAGTATCTCCCGAGCTACCTGGACGATCCGCGAGCCAAGGCCGAGCCCGGCACCGACCCGGACGATGTGCGCGGAGCGCGAGTGCTGTCCGACGACTACAAGAAGCGGCTGATGCGCGACGTCACCGGTGTCGAGATCGGCGTCACCGCGCGCGACCTGACTCCAGCCCGAACCATGTTGCAGGCCGCGGGCTATGTCGTGGTCGACAGCCCGCAGGGCTTCGTCGCTCGGGGCCGCGGCACCACGCTGCGCTACGTCACGACCGACCGCGCCCACGCCGGGTGGCGCCGCATCGACTTCGCGTTGAACCGTCCGGTCGCCTACCGGCACGTCGAGACGATCGGACACTCACAGCTCGTGGTCGGTCCCGGCACGAAGGCCACCTGGACCTTCGACCACTGA
- a CDS encoding APC family permease: MTRRRFNRWFLDAEQADPGGYYEGEKEAESQHHVQPWWRVMCLTGVDYFSTLGYQPGIAALAAGAVAPVATLVLVLITLFGALPMYRRVATESPRGDGSLSMLERLLSYWQSKILVLALIGFVATGFIITITLSAADASAHMVENPFMHDTLSGQQVPVTLGLIALLAAVFLKGFKEAIGVAVVLVVLYLGLSAVVIGDGLIEVLTHPDRFDGWVDAMKAEHTLPLGVIGAALLVFPALALGLSGFETGVVVMPLVKGDPSDTPAQPLGRIRNAKKLLTTAALIMSVLLISSSLVTTLLIPEDEFEQGGGANGRALAFLAHERLGETFGTAYDVATIGILWFAGASAMAGLLNIVPRYLPRYGMAPDWARSTRPLVVVLTVVAALVTIFFKADVDDQAGAYATGVLALMTSAAVAVFLTELRRGHRRNAVLFCVVSVVFIYTTVVTIAKEPEGLLIALLFIAAIVVLSVTSRVRRSTELRVQRVVFDEESENLLADALKGPQPVRFIANKLDAGDEDEYIEKSLEVRLDNHLSEGEDAIFLEVEVTDASDFISPVTVTSTRIGKHRILRATGTSIPNVLAAVLLYVRDRAEVPPHAYFEWSESGPGQNALRFLLAGEGDVPPLTHEVLRRAEPDEARRPQVHVGG; the protein is encoded by the coding sequence ATGACCAGGCGTCGATTCAACCGATGGTTCCTCGACGCCGAGCAGGCCGATCCGGGCGGCTACTACGAGGGCGAGAAGGAAGCCGAGAGCCAGCATCACGTGCAGCCGTGGTGGCGCGTCATGTGTCTCACCGGTGTCGACTACTTCTCCACGCTCGGCTACCAGCCCGGCATCGCTGCCCTCGCTGCCGGTGCCGTCGCCCCGGTCGCGACCCTCGTGCTGGTGCTCATCACGTTGTTCGGGGCGCTGCCGATGTACCGCCGGGTCGCCACCGAGAGCCCGCGCGGAGATGGCAGCCTGTCGATGCTGGAGCGTCTGCTGTCCTACTGGCAGAGCAAGATCCTGGTGCTCGCGCTGATCGGCTTCGTCGCGACCGGCTTCATCATCACGATCACCCTGTCCGCTGCCGATGCCAGCGCCCACATGGTCGAGAACCCGTTCATGCACGACACCCTGAGCGGTCAGCAGGTCCCGGTGACACTCGGACTCATCGCGCTGCTCGCGGCGGTGTTCCTGAAGGGCTTCAAAGAGGCCATCGGCGTCGCGGTCGTGCTCGTCGTGCTCTACCTCGGACTGAGTGCGGTCGTCATCGGCGACGGCCTGATCGAGGTGCTCACGCACCCGGACAGATTCGACGGCTGGGTCGATGCCATGAAGGCCGAGCACACCCTGCCGCTCGGCGTCATCGGCGCGGCTTTGCTGGTCTTCCCCGCCCTCGCCCTGGGCCTGTCCGGATTCGAGACCGGCGTCGTTGTGATGCCGCTCGTCAAGGGCGACCCGAGCGACACCCCGGCACAACCCCTCGGCCGTATACGCAACGCCAAGAAGCTGCTCACGACAGCTGCGCTCATCATGAGCGTGCTGCTCATCAGCTCATCGCTGGTGACCACCTTGCTCATCCCGGAGGACGAGTTCGAACAGGGCGGTGGGGCCAACGGCCGCGCCCTGGCGTTCCTCGCCCACGAGCGGCTCGGGGAGACGTTCGGCACGGCGTACGACGTCGCGACCATCGGGATCCTCTGGTTCGCCGGCGCGTCCGCGATGGCCGGCCTGCTCAACATCGTGCCGCGCTACCTACCGCGCTATGGGATGGCGCCCGACTGGGCCCGCTCGACCCGGCCGCTCGTGGTCGTCCTGACCGTCGTCGCCGCCCTCGTGACGATCTTCTTCAAGGCCGACGTCGATGACCAGGCGGGCGCGTACGCCACCGGTGTCCTGGCGCTGATGACGTCGGCGGCCGTGGCCGTCTTCCTGACCGAGCTGCGTCGGGGCCACCGCCGCAACGCGGTGCTGTTCTGCGTCGTCAGCGTGGTCTTCATCTACACGACGGTCGTGACGATCGCCAAGGAGCCCGAGGGCCTGCTGATCGCGTTGCTGTTCATCGCGGCCATCGTCGTGCTCAGTGTGACCTCGCGGGTCCGCCGCAGCACCGAGCTGCGGGTCCAGCGAGTTGTCTTCGACGAGGAGTCCGAGAACCTGCTCGCCGATGCACTCAAGGGTCCGCAGCCAGTGCGCTTCATCGCCAACAAGCTCGACGCGGGCGATGAGGACGAATACATCGAGAAGTCGCTCGAGGTCCGCCTCGACAACCACCTCTCCGAGGGCGAGGACGCGATCTTCCTCGAGGTAGAGGTCACGGACGCCAGCGACTTCATCTCGCCGGTGACGGTGACCTCCACGCGGATCGGCAAGCACCGCATCCTGCGCGCCACCGGCACGAGCATCCCCAACGTGCTGGCCGCCGTGCTCCTGTACGTCCGTGACCGGGCCGAGGTGCCGCCGCACGCCTACTTCGAGTGGAGCGAGTCCGGCCCGGGCCAGAATGCGCTGCGCTTCCTGCTGGCGGGCGAGGGAGACGTACCCCCACTGACCCACGAGGTGCTGCGCCGGGCCGAGCCGGACGAGGCGCGTCGCCCTCAGGTCCACGTCGGCGGTTAG
- a CDS encoding winged helix DNA-binding domain-containing protein, with protein sequence MTSLADVGRMRLVAQRLVASDMPDVTSVVRWMTCMQAQDLPAARIAMAKRAGTRSLADVDATLDSGAVVRTWPMRGTLHVLLAEDVRWMTDLTRERQNRQARRTHEELGITDAVYERAEGAARTALAGDGLLRNELLDVWRAAGLDVEGQRGYHVIGLLATRGVICQGAMTGKQQRLVLIDEWVPQARELERDEAIVEWATRYFRSHGPATLKDFLWWTKLLASEVKPLMPTIMESLECVTVDGTDYFMDPETPERYSRHKAATAKPMLLSAFDELLLGYTDRSANLLPQDFELVVPGKNGVFFPTVAHRGRIVATWKRPAKPGATVAVEPFSTLDPVVDRALPRLSRALPQ encoded by the coding sequence ATGACTTCTCTCGCTGACGTCGGCCGGATGCGGCTGGTCGCCCAACGACTCGTCGCCTCCGATATGCCCGACGTCACCTCGGTCGTCCGCTGGATGACGTGCATGCAGGCTCAGGACCTACCCGCTGCGCGGATCGCCATGGCCAAGCGTGCGGGCACCCGTTCGCTGGCCGATGTCGACGCGACGCTGGACTCAGGCGCCGTCGTACGCACCTGGCCGATGCGTGGCACGTTGCACGTCCTGCTCGCCGAGGACGTTCGCTGGATGACCGATCTGACCCGCGAGCGGCAGAACCGCCAGGCGAGAAGGACGCACGAGGAGCTCGGCATCACGGATGCGGTGTACGAGCGAGCGGAGGGCGCGGCACGCACTGCACTGGCGGGTGACGGCTTGCTGCGCAACGAGCTGCTGGACGTCTGGCGTGCCGCTGGGCTCGACGTGGAGGGTCAGCGCGGCTATCACGTGATCGGCCTGCTGGCGACGCGCGGGGTCATCTGTCAGGGCGCGATGACCGGCAAGCAGCAACGGCTCGTGCTCATCGACGAGTGGGTCCCGCAGGCGCGAGAGCTCGAGCGTGACGAGGCCATCGTCGAGTGGGCGACGCGTTACTTCCGCAGCCATGGACCGGCCACGCTCAAGGATTTCCTGTGGTGGACCAAGCTGCTGGCGTCGGAGGTCAAACCGCTGATGCCGACGATCATGGAGTCGCTGGAGTGCGTGACCGTTGATGGCACGGACTACTTCATGGATCCCGAGACGCCAGAACGCTATTCGCGGCACAAAGCCGCGACGGCCAAGCCCATGCTGCTGTCTGCATTCGACGAGCTGCTGCTGGGCTACACCGACCGCTCGGCCAATCTCCTGCCGCAGGACTTCGAGCTCGTCGTGCCAGGCAAGAACGGCGTCTTCTTTCCGACGGTCGCGCATCGCGGTCGCATCGTGGCGACCTGGAAGCGTCCTGCCAAGCCTGGCGCAACCGTTGCGGTTGAACCGTTCTCGACGCTCGACCCGGTGGTCGACCGCGCCCTTCCACGTCTGAGCAGAGCGCTCCCCCAGTGA